The Bicyclus anynana chromosome 9, ilBicAnyn1.1, whole genome shotgun sequence DNA window AAACACCTAAAAAagctatattaaatatattgcacaatttcaaataaattatttctctaTGTTAGGACATTATCTACAAcgtattatgaaaataatcacatcagcatttttaattattaatttaactacTAGGTAATAATTTTTCACTATTTATATGGGCTTGTAGAGGAGAGTTGTGACATACTTCTTTCTGTATCTATGTGTCGCAGAGAGCACCATAACACCGTCTTTGATTGATAAGGCATACAAATGGTTCAACATCACATGATTTGGTTCCGGCAGTAGGGTTGGTTCACACTGTAAACAAAGAATATGCCACTTCAGTTATTATACAATGAGATTGAGAGACGAGATATTCTACTAATACCTTCTATAAAAACCTTTCCTGAAGtaataacttataaataaatactctgTATCACCAGTAATgtaactttgacggcctccgtggcgcattggtttgcccggtggatttacaagacggaggtcctaggtttgatccccggctgggccgattgaggttttcttaattggtccaggtctggctggagggaggcttcgggcgtggctagttaccaccctaccgacaaagacatatcgacaagcgatttagcattccggtacgatgtcatttcatcctactcctaacaagttagcctgcttccatcttagattgcatcatcacttaccatcaagtgagattaagggctaacttatagagaataaaaaaaaatgtcacatctctacaatatttttgaaattttaagaaatacttACTGATAGTGGAGTGTCTTTATTTAATATCACTTGTAAAAGATGTGGCGGCAGAATTGGTGGACCAAATATTTTCTCCCAGGGCTTGGACTGGGGTATTTCCTGAAACAGATAACATTGTCAATTTACATAATTTGGATGTAGTATAAAAAGAAAGAAGGAAGAAGTTCTGGCAATGTAACAcaagggagtggactggcataaagacatTCAATAATCTTTCCCACCTAGCTATAGAcaagaatatatttaaaaaggtGACTGCCGACCTTCATTAACAGAGAGGAACTTAAAGAAGTAATAGAACTTGGCCGAAGCGGTAGTATTGCTAAGCTTGTTTTTGCCAGGTTTTAAAGACCAAATtaaaccaacaaaaaagtctgaaGGGTATGGTGTGTAATAGTTGGTTTGCCTTGGTTGCCATTCTCTAGAGTGGCACACTTTAAGACATGCTCATAGAAAGTGTAACCAGCATATGAGTAATTTTGAAACGCAATGTTATTCCATATAACCAACAACCAACGAGATAATTTcgtggtacgaaagagatgggacaaCTCCACCTCATGCGAAGTGAACAagaagagaaatatagacaaaatttcgtccAATGGCATAGGAGTTGTCCTactcccatctctttcgtaccaccgcaatgaaagagattgcGGTGCTTCCGGTggcgtcatcgtcatcatcattataaatagccaatggacgtccaaggctggacataggcttttcgATGCTCTTCCAAACAAGacagtctcgagccaccagcatatagtggctccctgcaacctacTGGATGTCCTCAATTCACCCAgtgggcggtcgaccaacactgctgtttccggtgcggggtcgccattgaaCTGCCATCGgttgaattttctttatttctaatCACAAGATTATCTCATTGGACGCATGTTTGCACCACTGGTGATCCATCTGCTTGTTCCATAAACTTTTACTTTAGTTTATCTACTTTTGGTAGTGTGTTTGGCTATAGACGTAGTGGTAAAGAATACAGACAAGAGTTTGACAGTTGACAGATAGCgtgttggtgtgtaaaactgaaggaacattttttaatgaaacagatagtttatacacacaataagtggcgtgcacttcatagatgcaaatatGTTATGTGaacaaattttccattttgtacaatttttatgtataatgcctaccctcgTTAAtaactttgtgcacgccactgcacaaTCATGCTTGGTCTGTCATCTTACCACTACATCCAAAACCAAGACTTCCCTAAATAGCCCAAGTATCAATGGTGCAGTGTGTAAATTTTTTGGAGGTAACCTGTAAGCGGAGAAAGCTCTTTTCTATCCCACAACTGGACAAATACCGAAATATAACTGTTTATTGCCATTTTATAACTGACGTCCAGTGTTTCGTCAGAGgcgctacagaccttcagttttaactgtacagttttatcaaatgaaaatttcaatcattttgattagaaaaaaaattaaaactgaaggtctaaaactatattttatagtcTTACTTGGCTATGTATTACGCAAAAagcttaaaaatactacctGAGAATATTCTGTTTGTGCACTGCTTCGTACTCCTTCACTGTCTTTGGCCAAAGCTTGAAACACTTCAAAGTCAGACATTTTTACTGTTACTAAATTATTCTTAGAGCCCATTCCATTGTCTACAAGTTTCTGAAATGtaatgaaatctatactaatattataaagaggtaaagtttgtaagtttgtaagtttgtcacattttttaaatggggtaatcttcggaactactggtccgattttaaaaattctttcaccagtagaatgctacattatcggagagtgctataggctatattttatgttggtatcatatatattagcctaattatcacagtttttgtcatacaggtcggactgaaaatgcTCTTAAACAGAcatattcgcatgcgctgccttaactattgtgtaaaattaaaattaatgtatggagactttatgtatctttaaaagttctacaaaaaagtccgcgacaccatatatctatcttctatatattagaagatatagtaccttttgtgttttaaaaattattaattttatatacttaggtttacgtcattatttatacaactaaactttaatccttattaaaataaattatttaataatcacaaggatattatggagataagatttgccctttacagtatgttaattacttaaatagtttcggagataatacaaaatttctaaaagacgcagtaattccgctatatgacgcccggcgcttacatttacgtagttcccgttcccgtgtgaatatggggatcaaacatagcctatgacactcgcaaatagcgtaccttctattggtaaaacaattttccaaatcggtccagtagatccagagattacctcctacaaccacatgaactttacctcttattattagcatagaagtctttatttctcttggccataccaccactctcgaaggactggaccgattttgctaagggtaggagtaagatagagaagttatagggtagggtagggtacgggtagggaagcgtaggggtagggtaggtttagggccgggtttagggtagtggtagagtaggggtagaggtagggtagtggtagggtagaggtacgggtaggatagggaagtggtagggtaggggtaggataggcgtgagataggggtacgtgtgggataggggtaggaaagggatagggtacggggagggtaggggtaggatgggggtagggtttaggtaaggtaggggtagggtaggggtagggtaggggtaggggtagggtaggggtagggtagatgtaggggttgggtagggttgggttggggtagtggtagggtaggggtagggtaggggtaggataggggtagtagtaaagttgacatcgaaatttacgcggacgaagtcgcgggcgtccgctagtaatatatattttagtttctgTACATTTGTAAATTTCCTTTTGGATTACAGATTTTAATCAGAATACCCCCTAAATTAAATCGCCACTAGCCCTCttgaaaatcaaatttaaaaaataaatagtaagtcAACATTCATTCATGATAATGTGTTGTTATGTCTACTAgtttaaaatacatttcattataaataactaCAGACAGATTTGACACTCATAATGCTTTTGAAGTTCACCAACTTCATGGATATCTTTATCTCTATCTATAACTTCATATTATAATGTCTATCTCTGTATAGAGATCAGTCTTTAAACCACAAACAGatctaataacttttttttttattctgtacaagttagcccttgactacaatctcacctgatggtaagtgatgatgcaatctaagatggaagcgggctaacttgttaggagtaggatgacaatccacacccctatcagtttctatacaacatcgtaacggaacacttaatcgcttggcagtacgtctttgtcggtagggtggtaactagccacggccgaagcctcccaccagccagacctggaccaattaagaaaacctcaatcagcccagccgggggttgaacccaggacctccgtcttgtaagtccacagtgaataccactgcgccacggaggcgttAAACTAAACtgcttattataataagtataattaataatttgataaaatgAATTAGCATTTAGAAAACTTACAACTGTAGGGTCGTGCTTCCACTCTCCATCTACAAAGAACTTGTACTGATGTTCCCCTTCAGGCAGATCAATTATAGTCACAAAATCACCATGAGATTTCACCATAGGAATAGTTTTCCAATCAGTGAAAGTTCCACTAatgaaaacctaaaaaattaaagaaaaggtttaaaatgaaatattctaATGTTACCAGACCTCCCCTACAGGTTCATCCATATATTTCCCATAAAACGGGAAAACGGGCATAAAGTATAGCTTGCTGATATTATTGCTTTCCATtgatcaaagaattttaaagatTGGTCTATTAGTTTAAGCCCATGgcttaatcaattaaaattaatttttaaaatggtttttGTATTTGGTAGGTTTTAATTACTGCATTCTTAGtatatttgtatgaaagaaatttACATGGTAGAACATTCGCTATGTCAGCTAGTTCATAACTAGCCATATATAAATCAAAGGAATGTAATATTCAAACATAGCACGCACCATGTTATGTTAGCACCATGGTGACTTAGTGATGTGGTGACCCTCAATTGTCAATCATGCTTCAAGCTCAATTAAGTAGATCATGTTAACATGCtcagtattttttaagttacaACAAAGCTAAGTTTCTGTCAACAATATTCTATAGTAAAACCATGCACATAGAGCGTAATATGTGAAAcagtacataattttaaataaataagatacaaaatgacagtgttggtaaacagtgcacattgtAGAGTTTGAAGTGTAACATGCTAATTTTATTGCCCTTTTATGATCTGTTTACTTATGTCAAAAGTGAAACCGTCACAGAAATAGCATGAATTCGCCAAGCAATCAAATTATCTAATTATATACCCAATTTATCTGGTTAAAGTAAAACTATCAGAAAGTATAATGTTGTTATTGATTATAAActtaatctactatataaaaataagtcgggttttccttcctgacgctataactccagaacgcacgaacagatttccacggttttgcattcgttggaaaggtgtTGGGCTCAGTAAGGaatatagcaaagaaaattcaggaaaaggtaggggtagggtagggtaaggttagggtagggtagggtaggctagggtagggtaggagtagggtagggtaggggtagagttgggtaggggtagttgaaagtttacatcgagtttcacgcggacgaagtcgcgggcgtccgctagtactgtatgatattttaaaagagtaactgttgagtttcttgccagctcttctcagcaggacctacCTTCTGA harbors:
- the LOC112046313 gene encoding 5'-AMP-activated protein kinase subunit beta-1, encoding MGNAGSNQPKEWHKDHTTKQPDVGSSSPAKEGEAFTFDKKIDEDRNVKEEDNNIEDGAPYYTKAVPEHDVEETVMRERSNTLTEEKVAEDVKVLPTVFKWDGGGKQVFISGTFTDWKTIPMVKSHGDFVTIIDLPEGEHQYKFFVDGEWKHDPTVKLVDNGMGSKNNLVTVKMSDFEVFQALAKDSEGVRSSAQTEYSQEIPQSKPWEKIFGPPILPPHLLQVILNKDTPLSCEPTLLPEPNHVMLNHLYALSIKDGVMVLSATHRYRKKYVTTLLYKPI